A window of the Streptomyces sp. Ag109_O5-10 genome harbors these coding sequences:
- a CDS encoding DUF4177 domain-containing protein, whose protein sequence is MTKWEYATVPLLVHATKQILDTWGEDGWELVQVVPGPNNPEQLVAYLKREKP, encoded by the coding sequence ATGACCAAGTGGGAATACGCAACCGTGCCGCTGCTCGTCCATGCCACGAAGCAGATTCTGGACACCTGGGGCGAGGACGGCTGGGAGCTCGTCCAGGTCGTCCCCGGGCCCAACAACCCCGAGCAGCTCGTGGCCTACCTGAAGCGGGAGAAGCCGTAA
- a CDS encoding Crp/Fnr family transcriptional regulator → MDDVLRRNPLFAALDDEQSAELRASMSEVTLARGDSLFHEGDPGDRLYVVTEGKVKLHRTSPDGRENMLAVVGPGELIGELSLFDPGPRTATATALTEVKLLGLGHGDLQPWLNARPEVATALLRAVARRLRKTNDAMSDLVFSDVPGRVARALLDLSRRFGVQSEEGIHVVHDLTQEELAQLVGASRETVNKALADFAQRGWLRLEARAVILLDVERLAKRSR, encoded by the coding sequence GTGGACGACGTTCTGCGGCGCAACCCGCTCTTCGCGGCGCTCGATGACGAGCAGTCCGCGGAGCTGCGTGCCTCCATGAGTGAGGTGACCCTCGCGCGTGGCGACTCCCTGTTCCACGAGGGCGACCCGGGCGACCGGCTCTACGTCGTCACCGAGGGCAAGGTCAAGCTCCACCGCACCTCCCCCGACGGCCGGGAGAACATGCTGGCCGTCGTCGGCCCCGGTGAGCTGATCGGCGAGCTGTCGCTGTTCGACCCGGGCCCGCGCACGGCGACCGCCACCGCGCTGACCGAGGTCAAGCTGCTGGGCCTCGGCCACGGCGACCTCCAGCCCTGGCTGAACGCCCGCCCCGAGGTGGCCACCGCCCTGCTGCGCGCCGTCGCCCGCCGGCTGCGCAAGACCAACGATGCCATGTCCGACCTGGTCTTCTCCGACGTGCCGGGCCGGGTCGCGCGTGCCCTGCTGGACCTCTCCCGCCGCTTCGGCGTGCAGTCCGAGGAAGGCATCCACGTCGTCCACGACCTCACCCAGGAGGAGCTGGCCCAGCTGGTCGGCGCGTCCCGCGAGACCGTGAACAAGGCGCTGGCGGACTTCGCCCAGCGCGGCTGGCTGCGGCTGGAGGCGCGGGCCGTGATCCTGCTGGACGTCGAGCGGCTGGCGAAGCGGTCCCGGTAG
- the nth gene encoding endonuclease III, with the protein MGEQGPDAASGEPKKAAKAVKAAKKAAVKKTAETAVEKTAAKKTAAKKAASAAKKTAAEKTAAKKTAAKRTAAKKTAAKKAPAKKAAAVAEAAVEQPQALPAGKPESPAALVRRARRINRELAEVYPYAHPELDFENPFQLLVATVLSAQTTDLRVNQTTPTLFAKYPTPEDLAAANPEEVEEILRPCGFFRAKTKSVIGLSKGLVEQFGGEVPGRLEDLVKLPGVGRKTAFVVLGNAFGRPGITVDTHFQRLVRRWRWTAETDPDKIEAAVGALFPKSDWTDLSHHVIWHGRRMCHARKPACGVCPIAPLCPAYGEGETDPEKARKLLKYEKGGFPGQRLKPPQAYLDAGGRPAPPLGAASGT; encoded by the coding sequence GTGGGCGAACAAGGGCCCGATGCCGCCTCCGGTGAACCGAAAAAGGCGGCAAAGGCGGTGAAAGCCGCGAAGAAGGCTGCGGTGAAGAAGACGGCAGAGACGGCAGTGGAGAAGACGGCGGCGAAGAAGACCGCCGCAAAGAAGGCGGCGTCGGCGGCGAAGAAGACCGCGGCCGAGAAGACGGCGGCGAAGAAGACGGCAGCGAAAAGGACGGCGGCCAAGAAGACGGCAGCGAAGAAGGCGCCCGCCAAGAAGGCCGCGGCGGTCGCGGAGGCCGCCGTCGAGCAGCCGCAGGCGCTGCCTGCCGGGAAGCCCGAGTCGCCGGCCGCGCTCGTCCGCCGGGCCCGCCGGATCAACCGCGAGCTCGCCGAGGTGTACCCGTACGCCCACCCCGAGCTGGACTTCGAGAACCCCTTCCAGCTCCTGGTCGCCACGGTGCTGTCCGCCCAGACCACCGACCTCAGGGTCAACCAGACCACCCCGACGCTGTTCGCGAAGTACCCCACCCCCGAGGACCTGGCCGCCGCCAACCCGGAGGAGGTCGAGGAGATCCTGCGGCCGTGCGGGTTCTTCCGGGCGAAGACCAAGTCGGTGATAGGGCTGTCCAAGGGTCTGGTCGAGCAGTTCGGCGGCGAGGTGCCGGGGCGGCTCGAGGACCTCGTCAAGCTGCCCGGCGTCGGCCGCAAGACCGCGTTCGTCGTGCTCGGCAACGCCTTCGGGCGCCCCGGCATCACCGTGGACACGCACTTCCAGCGCCTGGTCCGGCGGTGGCGGTGGACCGCGGAGACCGACCCCGACAAGATCGAGGCGGCCGTCGGCGCGCTGTTCCCCAAGAGCGACTGGACCGACCTGTCGCACCACGTCATCTGGCACGGGCGCCGGATGTGCCACGCCCGCAAGCCCGCCTGCGGCGTCTGCCCGATCGCCCCGCTCTGCCCGGCCTACGGGGAGGGCGAGACCGACCCGGAGAAGGCGAGGAAGCTGCTCAAGTACGAGAAGGGCGGCTTCCCCGGGCAGCGGCTCAAGCCGCCGCAGGCGTATCTGGACGCGGGTGGCAGACCGGCGCCGCCGCTGGGCGCCGCATCAGGGACATGA
- a CDS encoding nucleotidyltransferase domain-containing protein, whose translation MSEKVASRGLDPLGFIEREGSHARVPHVFRPVVAAARDRLLDVFGARLDSAYLYGSIPRGTARVGRSDLDLVVVLSEEPTDADRDAARVLGEAVDKEFPEIDGVGTLLHSRARVLSEPERYDLGWFVACLCTPLLGEDLAEFLPRYRPDSLLARETNGDLARYLPRWQERIAATDGTEEALRPLVRFMSRNLVRTGFTLVMPRWNGWTSDLREMAEAFARYYPERAEQLRRAAVLGSEPVGDRAVLRSYVDDLGPWLADEYARVHGARAPRPDGWD comes from the coding sequence ATGTCTGAAAAAGTCGCGTCCCGGGGCCTCGACCCCCTTGGCTTCATCGAGCGCGAGGGCTCGCACGCGCGCGTGCCGCACGTCTTCCGCCCCGTGGTCGCCGCCGCCCGCGACCGGCTCCTGGACGTCTTCGGGGCGCGCCTGGACAGCGCCTACCTCTACGGGTCGATTCCGCGCGGCACCGCGCGCGTGGGGCGCAGCGACCTGGATCTGGTGGTCGTGCTGAGCGAGGAGCCGACCGACGCCGACCGGGACGCGGCCCGGGTGCTCGGCGAGGCCGTCGACAAGGAGTTCCCGGAGATCGACGGGGTCGGGACCCTGCTCCACTCCCGCGCGAGAGTGCTGAGCGAGCCGGAGCGGTACGACCTCGGCTGGTTCGTGGCCTGCCTCTGCACCCCCCTGCTCGGCGAGGATCTCGCCGAGTTCCTGCCCCGCTACCGCCCCGACTCGCTGCTCGCCCGCGAGACCAACGGCGACCTGGCCCGGTACCTGCCGCGCTGGCAGGAGCGGATCGCGGCCACGGACGGCACCGAGGAGGCCCTGCGGCCCCTGGTGCGCTTCATGTCACGAAATCTCGTCCGCACCGGTTTCACCCTCGTCATGCCCCGCTGGAACGGCTGGACCAGCGATCTGCGGGAGATGGCCGAGGCGTTCGCCCGCTACTACCCGGAGCGGGCCGAGCAGCTGCGCCGGGCGGCCGTGCTGGGGTCCGAGCCGGTCGGCGACCGTGCCGTGCTGCGGTCGTACGTGGACGACCTCGGCCCCTGGCTGGCGGACGAATACGCGCGCGTGCACGGCGCGAGGGCGCCCCGGCCGGACGGCTGGGACTAG
- a CDS encoding RidA family protein, with amino-acid sequence MGAVEAKLAELGLTLPAVVPPLAAYQPAVRSGAYVYTSGQLPMVDGKLPVTGKVGAEVTAEEAKELARVCALNALAAVKSVAGDLDRVARVVKVVGFVASATDFTGQPGVINGASELLGEVLGDKGVHARSAVGVAVLPLDAPVEVEVQVELEP; translated from the coding sequence ATGGGCGCCGTGGAGGCCAAGCTGGCCGAACTCGGTCTCACGCTGCCGGCGGTCGTCCCGCCGCTCGCCGCCTACCAGCCGGCCGTACGGTCCGGTGCGTACGTTTACACCTCCGGCCAGCTGCCGATGGTGGACGGCAAGCTCCCGGTCACCGGCAAGGTGGGCGCCGAGGTCACCGCCGAGGAGGCCAAGGAGCTGGCCCGCGTCTGCGCGCTGAACGCCCTGGCCGCCGTGAAGTCCGTCGCCGGTGACCTGGACCGCGTCGCGCGCGTCGTGAAGGTCGTCGGCTTCGTCGCCTCCGCGACCGACTTCACCGGGCAGCCGGGCGTGATCAACGGCGCCAGCGAACTGCTCGGGGAGGTCCTCGGCGACAAGGGCGTGCACGCGCGCAGCGCGGTGGGCGTCGCGGTGCTGCCGCTGGACGCGCCGGTCGAGGTCGAGGTCCAGGTCGAGCTGGAGCCGTAG
- a CDS encoding alpha/beta fold hydrolase, which yields MTDPAPSAVRLEGPWTHRDVAANGARFHIAELGDGPLVMLVHGFPQFWWAWRHQLVALADAGFRAVAMDLRGVGGSDRTPRGYDPANLALDITGVIRSLGEPDAALVGHDLGGYLAWTAAAMRPKLVRRLAVVSMPHPRRWRSAMLRDRRQTAAASYIWGFQRPWIPERQLTADDGALVGRLIRDWSGPRLPDDKSVETYQRAMCIPSTAHCSIEPYRWLVRSLARPDGIQFNRRMKRPVRVPTLHLHGSLDPVTRTRSAAGSGEYVEAPYRWRLFDGLGHFPHEEDPVGFSAELVNWLKDPEPDR from the coding sequence ATGACGGACCCCGCTCCCTCGGCCGTACGGCTGGAGGGCCCCTGGACGCACCGGGACGTCGCCGCCAACGGCGCCCGCTTCCACATCGCCGAGCTCGGCGACGGACCGCTGGTCATGCTGGTGCACGGCTTCCCGCAGTTCTGGTGGGCCTGGCGGCACCAGCTGGTCGCGCTCGCCGACGCGGGCTTCCGGGCCGTCGCCATGGATCTGCGGGGCGTCGGCGGCAGCGACCGCACCCCGCGCGGCTACGACCCGGCGAACCTCGCCCTCGACATCACCGGCGTGATCCGGTCCCTCGGCGAGCCGGACGCCGCGCTGGTCGGCCACGACCTGGGCGGCTACCTGGCGTGGACGGCGGCCGCGATGCGCCCCAAGCTGGTGCGACGGCTGGCGGTGGTGTCCATGCCGCACCCGCGGCGCTGGCGCTCGGCGATGCTCCGGGACCGCCGGCAGACCGCCGCCGCCTCCTACATCTGGGGCTTCCAGCGGCCCTGGATCCCCGAGCGGCAGCTCACCGCCGACGACGGCGCGCTGGTCGGCCGGCTGATCCGGGACTGGTCCGGCCCGCGGCTGCCGGACGACAAGTCCGTGGAGACGTATCAGCGGGCCATGTGCATCCCGTCCACCGCGCACTGCTCGATCGAGCCGTACCGCTGGCTGGTGCGCTCGCTGGCGCGCCCGGACGGCATCCAGTTCAACCGCAGGATGAAGCGGCCGGTGCGCGTCCCGACGCTGCACCTGCACGGCTCCCTCGACCCGGTCACCCGCACCCGCAGCGCGGCCGGCTCCGGCGAGTACGTCGAAGCGCCGTACCGGTGGCGGCTGTTCGACGGGCTGGGGCACTTCCCGCACGAGGAGGACCCGGTGGGCTTCTCCGCCGAACTGGTCAACTGGCTGAAAGACCCCGAGCCCGACCGGTGA
- a CDS encoding CoA pyrophosphatase, translating into MTHSKAQTGGARGDVALSKEGLPEWLGPVVRAAETVKPLQLSRFLPPENGAGRQSAVLILFGAGEQGPELLLMERAGSLRSHAGQPSFPGGALDPEDGDPKADGPLRAALREAEEETGLDPAGVQLFGVLPRLYIPVSEFVVTPVLGWWREPTPVGVVDPNETARVFTVPVADLTNPANRATTVHPSGHRGPAFLVESTLVWGFTAGVIDRLLHYAGWERSWDREKLVPLDWRS; encoded by the coding sequence GTGACACACAGCAAGGCACAGACGGGCGGTGCCCGCGGGGATGTGGCGCTCAGCAAGGAGGGGCTGCCGGAGTGGCTCGGCCCGGTCGTGCGGGCCGCCGAGACGGTCAAGCCGCTCCAGCTGAGCCGCTTCCTGCCGCCGGAGAACGGGGCGGGGCGGCAGTCGGCCGTACTGATCCTGTTCGGCGCGGGAGAGCAGGGGCCCGAGCTGCTGCTGATGGAGCGGGCCGGTTCGCTGCGCTCGCACGCCGGGCAGCCCTCCTTCCCCGGCGGCGCCCTCGACCCCGAGGACGGCGACCCGAAGGCCGACGGGCCGCTGCGGGCCGCTCTCCGCGAGGCCGAGGAGGAGACCGGGCTGGATCCGGCCGGTGTCCAGCTGTTCGGGGTGCTGCCCAGGCTGTACATCCCGGTGAGCGAGTTCGTGGTCACCCCCGTGCTGGGCTGGTGGCGCGAGCCGACACCGGTGGGCGTGGTCGATCCGAACGAGACGGCACGGGTCTTCACGGTCCCCGTGGCGGATCTCACGAATCCGGCCAACCGGGCCACCACCGTGCACCCCAGCGGTCACCGAGGTCCGGCATTCCTGGTCGAATCGACCCTGGTGTGGGGGTTCACGGCCGGGGTGATCGACCGCCTACTGCACTATGCGGGATGGGAGCGCTCCTGGGACCGCGAGAAGCTGGTCCCGCTCGACTGGCGGTCATGA
- a CDS encoding MBL fold metallo-hydrolase — translation MTDAAALPGQPRGGVLPGPATVRAVNVLAPNASAMTLDGTNTWIVAEPDSDLAVVIDPGPLDDGHLKNVVDTAEKAGKRVALTLLTHGHPDHAEGAARFAELTGTRVRALDPALRLGEEGLAAGDVITTGGLELRVVPTPGHTADSLSFHLPADRAVLTGDTILGRGTTVVAHPDGRLGDYLDSLRRLRSLTVDDGVHTVLPGHGPVLEDAQGAVEFYLAHRAHRLAQVETAVENGHRSPAEVVAHVYADVDRSLWPAAELSVRAQLDYLTEHGLIQSEI, via the coding sequence ATGACGGACGCAGCAGCCCTGCCCGGCCAGCCGCGCGGCGGAGTCCTCCCGGGGCCCGCCACCGTGCGGGCCGTCAACGTGCTGGCGCCCAACGCCTCCGCGATGACCCTGGACGGCACCAACACCTGGATCGTTGCCGAGCCCGACTCCGACCTGGCCGTCGTGATCGACCCGGGCCCGCTGGACGACGGCCACCTCAAGAACGTCGTCGACACGGCCGAGAAAGCCGGCAAGCGCGTCGCGCTCACCCTGCTCACCCACGGCCACCCGGACCACGCCGAGGGGGCCGCACGGTTCGCGGAACTGACCGGCACGCGCGTGCGTGCGCTCGATCCGGCGCTGCGGCTCGGCGAGGAGGGCCTGGCCGCCGGAGACGTGATCACGACCGGTGGGCTCGAGCTGCGGGTCGTGCCGACCCCGGGCCACACCGCGGACTCCCTCAGCTTCCACCTCCCGGCCGACCGCGCGGTCCTGACCGGCGACACCATCCTGGGGCGCGGTACGACGGTCGTGGCGCACCCGGACGGCCGTCTCGGCGACTACCTGGACTCGCTGCGCCGACTGCGCTCGCTGACGGTCGACGACGGCGTCCACACGGTCCTGCCGGGCCACGGCCCGGTCCTGGAGGACGCCCAGGGCGCCGTCGAGTTCTACCTGGCCCACCGCGCCCACCGGCTGGCCCAGGTCGAGACGGCCGTCGAGAACGGCCACCGCAGCCCCGCCGAGGTCGTCGCCCACGTCTACGCCGACGTGGACCGCTCTCTGTGGCCGGCGGCGGAACTGTCGGTGCGCGCCCAGCTCGACTACCTGACCGAGCACGGGCTGATCCAGTCAGAGATCTAG
- the acs gene encoding acetate--CoA ligase, with the protein MSNESLANLLREERRFAPPADLAENANVTAEAYEQAQADRLGFWAEQARRLAWAKEPTETLDWSNPPFAKWFKDGELNVAYNCVDRHVEAGFGDRVAIHFEGEPGDSRAITYAELKDEVSKAANALLELGVQKGDRVAVYMPMIPETAIAMLACARIGAAHSVVFGGFSADALATRIKDADARVVITSDGGYRRGKPSALKPAVDEAVGKAGNVEHVLVVRRTGQEVAWDDSRDVWWDEIVERQPAEHTPEAFDAEHPLFILYTSGTTGKPKGILHTSGGYLTQASYTHWAVFDLKPETDVYWCTADVGWVTGHSYIVYGPLANGATQVMYEGTPDTPHQGRFWEIVQKYGVTILYTAPTAIRTFMKWGDDIPAKFDLSSLRVLGSVGEPINPEAWIWYRKHIGADRTPIVDTWWQTETGAMMISPLPGVTATKPGSAQTPLPGISATVVDDEAHEVPNGGGGYLVLTEPWPSMLRTIWGDDQRFLDTYWSRFEGKYFAGDGAKKDDDGDIWLLGRVDDVMLVSGHNISTTEVESALVSHPAVAEAAVVGAADETTGQAIVAFVILRGTANAEDENLIADLRDHVGATLGPIAKPKRVLPVAELPKTRSGKIMRRLLRDVAENRQLGDVTTLTDSTVMDLIQAKLPAAPSED; encoded by the coding sequence GTGAGCAACGAAAGCCTGGCCAACCTCTTGAGGGAGGAGCGACGCTTCGCGCCGCCCGCTGACCTGGCCGAGAACGCCAATGTCACGGCCGAGGCGTACGAACAGGCCCAGGCTGACAGGCTCGGCTTCTGGGCCGAGCAGGCCCGCCGCCTGGCCTGGGCCAAGGAGCCGACCGAGACGCTGGACTGGTCGAACCCGCCGTTCGCCAAGTGGTTCAAGGACGGCGAGCTCAACGTCGCGTACAACTGCGTGGACCGGCACGTGGAGGCCGGATTCGGCGACCGGGTCGCCATCCACTTCGAGGGCGAGCCCGGCGACAGCCGCGCGATCACGTACGCCGAGCTGAAGGACGAGGTCTCCAAGGCGGCCAACGCCCTGCTGGAGCTCGGAGTTCAGAAGGGCGACCGGGTCGCGGTCTACATGCCGATGATCCCGGAGACGGCGATCGCGATGCTCGCCTGCGCCCGGATCGGCGCCGCGCACTCCGTGGTCTTCGGCGGCTTCTCGGCGGACGCGCTGGCCACCCGGATCAAGGATGCGGACGCCAGGGTCGTCATCACCTCCGACGGCGGTTACCGGCGTGGCAAGCCGTCCGCGTTGAAGCCGGCCGTGGACGAGGCGGTGGGCAAGGCGGGCAACGTCGAGCACGTGCTGGTCGTGCGCCGCACCGGGCAGGAAGTGGCCTGGGACGACTCGCGGGACGTGTGGTGGGACGAGATCGTCGAGCGGCAGCCGGCCGAGCACACGCCGGAGGCCTTCGACGCCGAGCACCCGCTCTTCATCCTCTACACCTCCGGGACGACGGGTAAGCCGAAGGGCATCCTGCACACCTCGGGCGGCTACCTCACCCAGGCGTCGTACACGCACTGGGCGGTCTTCGACCTCAAGCCGGAGACGGACGTGTACTGGTGCACGGCCGACGTCGGCTGGGTGACCGGCCACTCCTACATCGTGTACGGGCCGCTGGCCAACGGCGCGACCCAGGTGATGTACGAGGGCACCCCGGACACCCCGCACCAGGGGCGGTTCTGGGAGATCGTGCAGAAGTACGGGGTGACCATCCTGTACACGGCGCCCACCGCGATCCGCACGTTCATGAAGTGGGGCGACGACATCCCCGCGAAGTTCGACCTGAGCAGCCTGCGGGTGCTCGGGTCGGTCGGCGAGCCGATCAACCCCGAGGCGTGGATCTGGTACCGCAAGCACATCGGCGCCGACCGGACGCCGATCGTGGACACCTGGTGGCAGACCGAGACCGGCGCGATGATGATCTCGCCGCTGCCGGGCGTCACCGCGACCAAGCCCGGTTCGGCGCAGACCCCGCTGCCCGGTATCTCGGCGACGGTCGTCGACGACGAGGCGCACGAGGTGCCGAACGGCGGTGGCGGCTACCTGGTGCTGACCGAGCCGTGGCCGTCGATGCTGCGCACGATCTGGGGCGACGACCAGCGGTTCCTGGACACGTACTGGTCGAGGTTCGAGGGCAAGTACTTCGCCGGTGACGGTGCGAAGAAGGACGACGACGGCGACATCTGGCTGCTCGGCCGGGTGGACGACGTCATGCTCGTCTCCGGGCACAACATCTCGACGACCGAGGTGGAGTCGGCGCTGGTGTCCCACCCGGCGGTCGCCGAGGCCGCAGTGGTCGGCGCGGCGGACGAGACGACCGGTCAGGCGATCGTCGCCTTCGTGATCCTGCGCGGCACGGCGAACGCCGAGGACGAGAACCTCATCGCCGACCTGCGCGACCACGTCGGCGCGACGCTCGGCCCGATCGCCAAGCCCAAGCGCGTCCTGCCGGTGGCGGAGCTGCCGAAGACCCGCTCCGGCAAGATCATGCGCAGGCTGCTGCGCGACGTCGCCGAGAACCGGCAGCTCGGTGACGTGACGACGCTGACCGACTCGACGGTCATGGACCTCATCCAGGCGAAGCTCCCGGCTGCGCCGAGCGAGGACTGA
- a CDS encoding MarP family serine protease, with product MNVLDILLLVAAVWFAIVGYRQGFVVGILSVIGFLGGGLAAVYALPVIWDAVTDNAEVSTTAAVVAVVVVIVCASVGQALTTHLGNKLRRYITWSPARALDATGGALVNVVAMLLVAWLIGSALAGTTLPTLGKEVRSSKVLLGVSRALPNQADTWFADFSAVLAQNGFPQVFSPFANEPITDVSPPDPALANSAVATNAKQSIVKVTGTAQSCGKILEGTGFVFADRRVMTNAHVVGGVDEPTVQIGGEGRKYDAKVVLYDWQRDIAVLDVPDLRARALQFSAKDAATTDSAIVAGFPENGSYDVRPARVRGRITANGPDIYHRGTVRRDVYSLYATVRQGNSGGPLLTPQGRVYGVVFAKSLDDADTGYALTADEIQADIARGRTASQQVGTDSCAL from the coding sequence GTGAACGTGCTGGACATCCTGTTGCTGGTCGCCGCCGTGTGGTTCGCGATCGTCGGCTACCGCCAGGGGTTCGTCGTCGGCATCCTGTCGGTGATCGGCTTCCTCGGCGGCGGGCTCGCCGCCGTCTACGCCTTGCCGGTGATCTGGGACGCGGTGACCGACAACGCCGAGGTGAGCACCACCGCCGCGGTGGTCGCCGTGGTCGTCGTCATCGTCTGTGCCTCCGTCGGCCAGGCCCTCACCACCCACCTGGGCAACAAGCTGCGCCGGTACATCACCTGGTCCCCGGCCCGCGCCCTGGACGCCACCGGCGGCGCGCTGGTCAACGTGGTGGCGATGCTGCTGGTCGCCTGGCTGATCGGCTCCGCCCTCGCGGGCACCACCCTGCCGACGCTCGGCAAGGAGGTGCGCAGCTCCAAGGTGCTGCTCGGGGTCTCCAGAGCGCTGCCCAACCAGGCCGACACCTGGTTCGCGGACTTCTCCGCGGTCCTCGCGCAGAACGGTTTCCCGCAGGTCTTCAGCCCCTTCGCCAACGAGCCGATCACCGACGTCTCGCCACCCGACCCCGCTCTCGCCAACAGCGCGGTGGCCACCAACGCCAAGCAGTCCATCGTCAAGGTGACGGGCACCGCGCAGAGCTGCGGCAAGATCCTGGAGGGGACCGGCTTCGTCTTCGCGGACCGCCGCGTCATGACCAACGCGCACGTCGTCGGCGGCGTCGACGAGCCCACCGTCCAGATCGGCGGCGAGGGCCGCAAGTACGACGCCAAGGTCGTCCTGTACGACTGGCAGCGCGACATCGCCGTACTGGACGTGCCGGACCTGCGGGCCAGGGCCCTGCAGTTCTCCGCCAAGGACGCGGCGACGACCGACAGCGCCATCGTCGCCGGGTTCCCCGAGAACGGGTCGTACGACGTCCGGCCCGCCCGGGTGCGCGGCCGCATCACGGCCAACGGCCCCGACATCTACCACCGCGGCACCGTCCGCCGCGACGTCTACTCGCTGTACGCGACCGTCCGCCAGGGCAACTCCGGCGGCCCGCTGCTCACGCCCCAGGGCAGGGTGTACGGGGTCGTCTTCGCGAAGTCGCTGGACGACGCCGACACCGGGTACGCCCTCACGGCCGACGAGATCCAGGCGGACATCGCCCGAGGCCGTACCGCGAGCCAGCAGGTGGGCACCGACAGCTGCGCCCTCTAG
- a CDS encoding phage holin family protein → MSAPDGSPVGAERSIGQLFASATAEMSALVHDEIALAKAQLKQDVKRGATSGGAFSVAGALLLFSLPMLNFALAYGIRTWSHWNLAICFLLSFAANVLVAVVLALIGVVFAKKAKKSQGPQKVAASMKESASVLQNAKPHPRPELPRDDVRAIEAAVGRSSS, encoded by the coding sequence ATGAGCGCACCCGACGGCAGCCCGGTCGGTGCCGAACGCAGCATCGGCCAGCTGTTCGCCTCGGCCACGGCCGAGATGTCGGCGCTGGTGCACGACGAGATCGCGCTGGCCAAGGCCCAGCTGAAGCAGGACGTCAAGCGGGGCGCGACGAGCGGCGGTGCGTTCTCGGTTGCCGGGGCGCTGCTGCTGTTCTCCCTGCCCATGCTCAACTTCGCGCTGGCGTACGGCATTCGGACCTGGAGCCACTGGAATCTCGCGATCTGCTTCCTGCTCTCCTTCGCGGCGAACGTCCTGGTGGCCGTGGTCCTCGCGCTGATCGGCGTGGTGTTCGCGAAGAAGGCCAAGAAGAGCCAGGGCCCGCAGAAGGTGGCCGCGTCCATGAAGGAGTCGGCGAGCGTGCTGCAGAACGCCAAGCCGCATCCGCGCCCGGAACTTCCCCGGGACGACGTACGCGCCATCGAGGCCGCTGTGGGACGCTCGTCGTCATGA
- a CDS encoding NUDIX hydrolase, with product MADGQWYPPEWPDRIRAHAEGTLVPVAPKRAATVLLLKDTPDGPVVHMLRRRASMAFAGGAYAYPGGGVDPRDDDHLVRWAGPTRAWWADRLGVDEAGAQAIVCAAVRETYEEAGVLLAGPAPDAVVGDTTGDDWEADRAALVARELSFAEFLDRRGLVLRSDLLGPWTRWITPEFESRRYDTWFFVAALPAGQRTRNASTEADRTVWIRPAEAAAGYDKGELLMMPPTIATLRQLLPYGTAAETLAAAPARDMTPVLASARLADGEIVLTWPGHDEFTKRIPTDLTTGGARP from the coding sequence ATGGCCGATGGACAGTGGTATCCCCCCGAGTGGCCGGACCGCATCCGCGCACACGCGGAAGGCACCCTCGTGCCGGTGGCCCCGAAGCGCGCGGCCACCGTGCTGCTCCTGAAGGACACCCCGGACGGTCCCGTCGTCCACATGCTGCGCAGACGCGCCTCCATGGCCTTCGCCGGAGGCGCGTACGCGTATCCGGGCGGCGGTGTCGACCCGCGCGACGACGACCACCTGGTCCGCTGGGCGGGCCCCACGCGCGCGTGGTGGGCCGACCGGCTCGGCGTCGACGAGGCGGGCGCCCAGGCGATCGTCTGCGCGGCCGTCCGGGAGACGTACGAGGAAGCAGGCGTGCTGCTCGCCGGCCCCGCCCCGGACGCCGTCGTCGGGGACACCACCGGGGACGACTGGGAGGCCGACCGCGCGGCCCTGGTCGCCCGTGAGCTGTCCTTCGCCGAGTTCCTGGACCGGCGGGGCCTGGTCCTGCGCTCGGACCTGCTGGGCCCCTGGACGCGCTGGATCACCCCGGAGTTCGAGAGCCGCCGCTACGACACCTGGTTCTTCGTCGCCGCCCTGCCCGCGGGCCAGCGCACCCGCAACGCCTCCACCGAGGCCGACCGCACGGTGTGGATCCGCCCCGCGGAGGCCGCCGCCGGCTACGACAAGGGCGAACTCCTGATGATGCCGCCCACCATCGCGACGCTGCGCCAGCTCCTGCCGTACGGCACGGCCGCCGAGACGCTCGCGGCGGCGCCGGCGCGGGACATGACCCCGGTGCTGGCCAGCGCCCGGCTGGCGGACGGCGAGATCGTCCTGACCTGGCCCGGCCACGACGAGTTCACCAAGCGCATACCGACCGACCTGACGACCGGTGGAGCCCGACCATGA